The genomic window CTCGCCCACAAGCTCCACAGGCTCACCAACAAAATTACAGAAAGAATGATGCACTAACCCAATCCACACTCCGAGTGTTCAACTAACGCTGGAACTTGGGTGTTCAATTAACGCTGGTACTTCACCCATAAGCCATGATTGTTGGCTATGCCGCTCATCGCCGTCCTCGGCCGTACTCAGTGCGCCTACGAATCAGGCCGAGGACTTTTTCAGCGGTTCTTAACTCGTGTGCCCTGTTCGCACGGCGTCCACCCCTTGTCAATCTTCAACGCCCGCCGACGACAGTCCCGCTTTTCGGCCGAGACGGTAGAATCAGAAGTAGCGTTCGCTTACCAGAATCACGTCGCCTGGCTGGACGACCGTGGTGTTTTCTCCGCGCGCCTCAACGGTTTTTCCCTCAACTGTACGTGTAATTGTGTAGTAATCAGTTTCGGCGCGATAGGTGAAACCGCCAGCTATCGCCACGGCGGTGAGCACTGTCATTCCTTCTACGTATGGAAACTGCCCCGGCTGGCGAACCTCCCCCAGGATGAAGAATGGTCGGAACTGCGCCACCTGCACCGAGATGCTAGGGTCGACGAGCAGATTGCCCGATTCTAGCCCCTGCGCGATCTCTTTCTCGAGATCCGTCACGGTGCGGCCACGCGCCTGCACCTGATTGATGAGCGGCATCGAGATGAAGCCGCTGCCATCGACAGTGTACTCGCCGGACATATCCTCTTGGCCGAACACCACGACGCGCAGCCGATCGCCGCTATCCAGACGATACGGCCCCGCCTCGGGAAGCGGCACCGCCGCGCGCATGGGCGAACACGATCCACAGGTAGCAACGATCAGAGCGACGCGCACAATAAGGATCATGGACGTGATGAATTTTTGCATTGGTCACTTAGTCTCCTCGATGAGTCGCGCTTGGCGGCCCTCTAATGCCTTTGAACCACACTCACGGTAAATGCAACAACGAAGACACGGCGCATATGGACTCTTGCGGAACTGCAACTGCTTAACAGATTATCCTACTTTGCCCTTCCATTGTTCCTGCTTCTTTCGTATTTCGTATGTCGCTGGGATGCAGGTCTCAAACTGATCGCTGACGGCGATGGCTCGATAGGGGTGCGACGTTGTCACAGATCTACACCCGTTTTCGTATGCCTACTAGCACCTATAGGTAACCACTGTACTTGCTCGCGAAGTCTTTCTCTATGCCTAGTTTCGAGGGGGCTATGTCAGATCAGCACGTGGCGCGATCTCGGCTCCTGAGAAGAACGGTAACAGAGCTCAGCGCATTTCAAGGCGTCCTTTCCGCTAGATCCGGAAGAGCGCACCAAGGAAGATCGTGTTACTCGTGAAATCCGCTCCCTCAGCATTGGAGCCGAGGCTAAGATAATAGTAATTCAGATCCAGCTGGATGTATCGATTCATCAGGTAATTCGCACCGAATCCGGCTCGGACGTAGGTGTCAGAACGGTCTATGTCCTGAAAATCCTGGTCGCTGACCGAAACCGCTGCTTGAAGCAACAGGTTGCGCAACAGCTCATGATCGACCGTCACTTGGCCCGCTGTCTCAAAAATCGCGGCCGACCCGCCCACAACAGTCTCTATGACTTCTCCTCGAGTGATCGAAGCGGAAACCGTTGTCAGGCCTGTCGGGTTCCAAGTGAGTGACGCGCGACCGGCGACATCCCCGATGGTGTCAAAACTGGGATCGTCGTAGTCCTGCGATCGATAACCGATTGCCACGTCGCCCAACAGAACCGCCGTCACATCAAAATCGGTTCCGACTTCTATCAAGTACCCTTCCGAGTCTCGATCGAACTGGTTTAAGGCGCCGGCGCAGCATAGGTTATCGTATCGCCGATAATCTACTTCTCCTCTGGCAAATGCCGTGTATCCCGGCATAAACTCATAGCCCATCTTGAGGTTACCGGCGTATATCGCGCGGTCGCGAACATCGTTAATTATAATTGTACCATCTTCTCTGCTTACATTATCATAACCAAGCCGGTCCACCTCTCCACCCGATTCCAGTAGAAAACGGCCGAGCCATTGCTGATAGGTCAGAAATACCGAGCCGACATCGAAAATCGTGGGTTCAACGGCCGGCGAGCCGCCTCGTCTTCGGACATCATCCGGCGAGCCACGCCCCTCGTGCAATCGGTCATAGCTAACGCCGGCCCGAAGGTTAGCCCTTTGTGTAATATCCAGCCGGCCCCTGGTGCCAACAGAGAAATCCTCAAAATCCTCTCCCGTCTGATCGGCGTAACGCGCGATTGCGGCCTGGGCGTACAGGTCAAATGCGTGCTTAGTCCAATCGGACGTCACGTCGACACGCGGGGTTACCAAAGTGATGAAATCATCTTCTTCGTCGCTGTCGGTAGCAAAGATATTATCGTTGTAAAATTCCTGCAACCCCAAGCGCGGATAAATGAAAAGACCGCCAGCGCGCACACCTAGCCGGTCGAGTTCCGGGCGCGGTCGGTTCGTGACCGTCTCGCCGCGCTCGGGTCGAGGACGAAAGGCCGCCTGTTGGTCCCGCGCGAGCTGTTGCGTTGCCGTTTGTGCCAGTGACAGTTTGTAATACCCTACTAAAACGAGGGTGATGATAACCAAAGAGAAGTTGCTTGCGCGCTGTTTGTCCGACATGTCTTCAGAGCCTGGAAAAGGATTAGGATGTTTGCGCCCGCCTATACTATCAGCGCCCATAGCCCCGCAGCGCCCATAGCCCCGTCGCTCCTTAGTGCCATTGGTGAACCGCCGGTTATTCCCCATTAGGATCCTCCCGCACCCGACGACAACGCTCAGCCGCGCGCGGAGCCAGCTCAGGCGTCGACGCGATTAAACGAACGTGTAGTGGGCTAAATAGAAGCATAGAAAAGTCAACGAGGTTTGTCAAGAAGGATGGTGGTTTACCCTGGTGACGAAGTGGCTAGGTGGTGTGCCCAGGAAAGATGGACGCGCTCCACTCCGGCGGTCCTGATGGGCGGCGGGGTGGAGCGGGGACCTTGGGAGTTTGCCCACGAGCTGGTGCGATGCGGGCATCGAGCGCTCGTCATCGCGGCGCCGGGCCGCT from Pseudomonadota bacterium includes these protein-coding regions:
- a CDS encoding outer membrane beta-barrel protein produces the protein MSDKQRASNFSLVIITLVLVGYYKLSLAQTATQQLARDQQAAFRPRPERGETVTNRPRPELDRLGVRAGGLFIYPRLGLQEFYNDNIFATDSDEEDDFITLVTPRVDVTSDWTKHAFDLYAQAAIARYADQTGEDFEDFSVGTRGRLDITQRANLRAGVSYDRLHEGRGSPDDVRRRGGSPAVEPTIFDVGSVFLTYQQWLGRFLLESGGEVDRLGYDNVSREDGTIIINDVRDRAIYAGNLKMGYEFMPGYTAFARGEVDYRRYDNLCCAGALNQFDRDSEGYLIEVGTDFDVTAVLLGDVAIGYRSQDYDDPSFDTIGDVAGRASLTWNPTGLTTVSASITRGEVIETVVGGSAAIFETAGQVTVDHELLRNLLLQAAVSVSDQDFQDIDRSDTYVRAGFGANYLMNRYIQLDLNYYYLSLGSNAEGADFTSNTIFLGALFRI
- a CDS encoding polysaccharide export protein, which translates into the protein MQKFITSMILIVRVALIVATCGSCSPMRAAVPLPEAGPYRLDSGDRLRVVVFGQEDMSGEYTVDGSGFISMPLINQVQARGRTVTDLEKEIAQGLESGNLLVDPSISVQVAQFRPFFILGEVRQPGQFPYVEGMTVLTAVAIAGGFTYRAETDYYTITRTVEGKTVEARGENTTVVQPGDVILVSERYF